The region AATCAGATCCGGAATCGTTCCTGCAGAATCGACGCTATGAAGTCACTATGCTTGTTCCATTGtgtacacgtctctttgacggTGGTAAAATAGCGAAACTCTGGAAAAATAACACAGAGAAAGTCAATAACATTATCTACCAGATCTGTCTAATTGAAAGGATCTGTTAATCAACTTCTGAATACCATTACATCATCATTTATGGTTTCCTGTTTAACCCTTTATGTGCTGAACGTAACTTGAACTACCATTGTTACAATGTTAGTACGGGTCGAATATATTTGAATTATTTACGAAATTCATAAAAGCAAGGATGTAACATTTTTCGCAAATATTATGCTAAAAATTCGTTAGACGATTTCGTGCTTCGATCCTCGGAGAATCAATGACTCTTGTTCGTTGCACTTTTTCAACGTTCCGCAGAGAGCATGCAGTTACCTGAACGAATGGTGGTGGAGAACGTGATAATTGGGACATAAGGGGTTAAATGGAAATTAATAGCTCCCTCGCACCGACGATTACCGAATCAGGAACATAAAAAGCATGCTAATAGGCCTCCGGGTAGTAAAGGCGTTGGGACTCGAGGGAGAGGGCAGACGAAAAATACCGTGGCGGAAAAAGAAGATCATGAGTCCTCGAGCGGGATCATCTCTGGAAAGGCCGTAGGCAAGAGCCTCGTTAACTTTCGCTATTTCGCCACCGTGCCCTAAGTTCGGTCGTTCGACTGAGAACTATGAAACGTACCCCGGGCCTAAACAATCTCGTTAACGTTCTGTGTGGTTTTCCCGAGAACACTGTAACCCGATTAACAGCATCCGCGTGATATCTCCGAGTGATAGTCGTCTTCCAGGACCAGGTAAGTTGCGGCGAGCGGCCGCGCATTTCGATCGCTCTCGATCCCTCTCGATCCCGGAGATCGCGAAAAGAAGCGTCGTACCCGCACGATGACTCACGGGTTGTTGCATCATCGTTTGTACGTGCACAATCACTAACCGGACAGGTAAAAGAAAATCGTTCAGCTTTAACGATCCCGACGGAGAAGGTGATTCATTGAGACGCTGTGTTGTGCGTTGACACTCGAATTGTGCTTCAGTATATTTGAACGGTCTTGTTGTTTCTCGTTACTACTTTTGTTTTTGGCGCAGGATGAATGTACAAGCGGACATGGCAGGTGTGGAAAAGTATAACCGATCATTGTGCGATCGAGCATTTATCGCTGATCTATCTTGGAAAGGAATTTTTGTTCCCCAACCCGTAGTCCCTGTCCCGTTCAAAACTCGCGTCTAACCGCAAACCCCGCACGACTCTAATGAAACCTGCCGGTCTCACGCACGCATGGGAATGATTTTTCGTTCGGCACGTTCCGTTAAAGAGGTTTCCGCATGTCGCTCGTTCTGGAAGCTTCGCTGCTCCTCCCTTTGATCTCCTCTTTGAAATTGGCTTCGCTGCTTCTCCTGCTTTCGCTCGGGAGGGGACGCGCTCCGTTCGATCCGCCGGGATTGTGCAAGCCTCGCGTCGAACATCGCCCGAGCAAAACAAAAGAAACACAAAATTTACGCTGATACGGGCGCGCCAGTGAAAGTTCCACGGAGGAAACTTCACTTTCGAATTTCCAATTTTGTTCGCGAATCTCGCTGGAACGGGAAAAAGTCGAATGTCATGCGACAGACATTTCTATTTCGAAACTTTCGATTTGTATCTGAAAATTTGTTACGTTCGTGAGAATTCCTTGGAATCTGAAAAAATGGTTTCCGACTTCGATCTCTTGACTTCCATCAGTGTCGGTGAAAATCGCGAGGATCGCTTGCCAAGATCTCGGCGGACGGAATGATCGCGGTTCCCCGAGCGGTTTCACGCATGCGAGACTTGTTTTTTACGAAGCACAGCCTAATCGAAGATTTGTTGCAAAAAGTGTCCCCGGGCGGCAATGACGCGACGTGGGTCACTTGGAAGATGGCGTTGACGATAGCGGTGCCGATCTGCGCGATCTGCGTGATCGTCATGATCATTTATCACATACACATGACCAAGAGGAGACCGCCCGGACATTTTCCAGACGATTCGATGGAGGCGCCGGATCGACCCATTCTGGGTGCTGTCACCATTAGAGACATGCTGGAGATGACGACCAGCGGCAGTGGTTCGGGTAGGTCAAAAGAAAGTTCTCAGACTTTATTTTCTTCCAGCCGGAACGTTAATATATGTTTACTCTCGGAAAACGAATGTTTCCGATTACAGTAGTGTCTctgtaactgtcgtatcgtcgggtctgtCGAGCAGGCATATCAGAGTACAGTAGTGCCGCCAGATCAGCcggtgaattcccgatataagtcagttgcgcggttctggcgagtgacatttagacgaaatgttaggttctcgccgaacgttgcatttgaaatacacagtgcacgctggaaacgtcAATGTCACTATTTATATGTCCTAAACCTGTGACATATGGACGGACagtgacaagaaggctgagaaaatgtctttttaGAAACGGAcatcgaagctcgagagccgtcgccacCGAAAAGTGTAACATAACAGggccgggtatatcggtgtaagaccactactaatcgaaattacaaaacttctttatttttcattatttttttatgagactttcaccaacatattcgtggcatttttctgattgaaataaaaccaaatatgatataattccgatgacatttacttgtgtaatgaaagttacttcccattacaattacattaacagaaaattcgtgtaaatgtgatccgaattatatcgcgtttggtatcattttaagtagaaaaacgagacgaatacgatggtaaaagtttcataaaaaggaaaagaaacaaTCACAAAAATTTCAATCTTTTGCTTTGCTTGCATTGGTGATAGTCTAGTGAGtgtctcaccgatactcgacccctcgctggctcggtcgtcgagcgtgtttaccgcttgactgatTCCAAGAGGGATCCCCTCACTGGTGGGGATagaattttgacagttacggtagagacctttccGACAGTTACACAGATAATACTGTACTGTACATTCAACGCTAGAACATCCGCAAAATGAAGGATTTTAAATTCTTtactttacaattattgagattgtaaagacatATTTTGGGACACTTCCTGAATAATTGTACAGTGTATTGATATATGCAGTATTGTTGTTTATAAATGCAATaattagtcacttttagtgctcggcTGTTTTAGCGTTAATTCTAAAGAATTTTAAATCTTCTTATTTCTTCTGTCTTCTCtttaaaaaagtttttttaCTGTCACGCGAATACGCGTGAAACGATTACCAGCGCAAGCGGTTAACTATGTTTTAGCTTATTTAGATATTGTTgcgggttcggggcatcttcaATAAATAAGACGTATTATAATAAACCATAATCCTTTATTCGGCAGTGGATGAGTACTTAGCTTGCGTTCGACAATATTTTAGTTCATTTATCAATTGTTTTTTTACTCAGTTGCTTTTGGATTTTTTTCGATCCATTTATAGTCTCGTTTTTTCAAGGCTATTCAGATTACCACATTTTTCCTTCCTGTTTACAGTAAtatataattagactgtggatctttatgctaaaactaaattttttgcATCGATTGCTGGAAACACGGGCTGCAAACCCTTAAAAttataatcaattttttataaatgaacCAAACGGCTTCAGTTTTTTTGCCAAGCAAGATGGATTAGTTTTCCAGATGATATGTAATGAGCATTTTAGGAAAAATTTGCGTTTGGTCTGAaattacgaaaagaaaaaaatagtgAGAAttgctttttacaatttttgcatttggacttgtaacgaaaatttaaaaaatgcgtttcgCAGATTCATCTAAGTTATAACGTGCTGAAAGTTTAATCGAAATTGATTAATTAGTTTATGAGCCATAAATGATCAAAAAATGGTAAAACTCgcagtttttcactattttcggcccatttttaccgttttatacTATTATTCGGTGATCTTCACCATTTTTCGGAAAGAAAGAATCGTTCAATCGTCCAGAATTCATAAACCAATCACGAGACCGACCGCGTATGTACAATGCATATTATTCTGTAGTATCTTGTTGTTAGTTTCTCGTCTCCCGTTGGAATTAGCGTGACGATAATCGCGGTCGTCGAGGGGCCATTAGCTTTACGCACACGAGAGTCATCTTCAATCATACTGAAATTCGTGTTCTTCAATGCCCATCCTCTCCCAAGTAGGTCTGCCGCTTCTGGTACAGCGGAGTATAGCCCGCCAGATCCAGCTTGTGGAGACGATCGGAAAGGGTCGCTTCGGCGAGGTCTGGCGTGGTCGTTGGAGGGGCGAGAATGTCGCTGTCAAGATCTTCAGCTCGCGGGAGGAGAGGTCCTGGTTCAGAGAGGCTGAAATTTACCAGACGGTGATGCTGAGGCACGACAATATCCTCGGGTTTATCGCCGCTGATAATAAAGGTACGTAACACTCGGTGTCCACCGTCGCGTCGCATGAAACACGATCGCACTTAACAACTGCAAATGCCGCGTCTTCTACGAATGGGAGACGAATTGGAGACCTTGCTGCGAGAACCGGATCTCGCCTTGCTTAATCGTCGGGGGGCGGAGGGAGGGGGCACTATAGCGATCAGTTTCAAACTTGGGAATTTTGCGGAACTCGGTGGTCGTGCATATAAATTTTTCGTTAAGAAATTTCAagttttcaatgtaataatcaCTACCCCCGGTAGTCGGggtcagtgtcgccagaccggGGAatttgaggggaatacagtaaCCCGCTTCTGTCATTACCGAATTAGGCACGTAGCGACAGAGACAGAACGGACTGTGACGGTAGCGTGGGGATGCTCGGCGCCAGACAATGGGGAAACAGCGTCGGAAAAGGGGAAGGgagtgggggacaagtcttaatctgatGACACTGGTAGCCGCTCGAGCATTGCCAGCCCGTGAGCAATCAGTTGCTCAAGCCCCTGGTGTGGTTTCTTCGACAGCCTTCAGATGATGGCTAGCAACTAGAGCCGTGCAAGACCCGATAGTTcagggttctcgcacacctctactgGCAAGTCGAAGTTGCGCAGACACCCGTGCGTTTGTTCATATCGTATCTAGAAACTCAGGGATATTTAATTATGGCAGGCGATCCGATGTTTTACCGTTTTCTTCAAGAATAAAGATATTGTCCTAAAGTAGAGCCGGGCACTGGCGGTCCACGAGTGTCCTACCAGTGTCTCCTACCTtgattcgagcgaatcaaacacattctttaaattttcaatacagggtcagacaaaaaagctgaaaaaaccaacttttactatttcttttgcgattccgaccaattcaaatttttttcaaaaatttcgtaCACCTCGTCCaataaactaattcttctaacttctcaataacattcaagtcatttgatctaattttaaagaagttatgttgcttcaaatagtgtggactcagttttgctccttaccgTATATAGTTTCAAACTCTTTCAACCTGTTTGCTACCTTAAATCTGACTaactcatttttatcacaacTACAAGAAATCTGTAGTTTAGTTATGACCATCGGTCGTATCTCTGTCGAAAAGTAGATTGTACTTGATACATGTATAACATTGATTGTCTATTTTCAGATAACGGCACGTGGACTCAGCTATGGTTGATCACGGATTATCACGAGAAGGGCTCGCTGTTCGATTATCTGAACAGATCGACAGTGGATACCAATGGCATGATCAGGATGGCACTGTCGATCGCTACCGGGCTGGCCCATCTTCACATGGAGATCGTCGGCACACAGGGCAAACCGGCGATCGCTCACCGTGATCTAAAGTCGAAGAATATTCTCGTGAAAACGAATGGTACATGCGCGATCGGCGATCTCGGATTGGCCGTCAGGCATGACGTAATTACGGACACCGTCGACATCCAGCTCAATAATCGGGTCGGCACCAAACGGTACATGGCACCCGAGGTAATTTGAAAGTAAAAACGATAATCTACAATTCCGAGCCGATTAACGCTCCCGACTGGCCAGGCTAATATTCATGAGCGTGTTCGCGCTTTCCAGAATCCTCTTTTCAGCCAAGCGTTTCATCAATTTTAGTTTATTCTATTAAGATTGTTAGCTTCTTACATCCGAGTTTATGGTTGTACCTTTGTGACGACGATGACTGTTAACACATTCGCACCGGGACAGTTCCGATAGAATTGCTGTCGGCGAATTTGCAACATTCCGCAATGTTACGTTCATTTAAAGGAACCGCATCAACCTTTGAACCAATTCATATGTCTGATAAATCAAACCATTTATAATGTTCTATCCATTCATTTTGGAACAGAGGTTGGAAGAATGTAAAAACGTACATGTGCGCCGTCCGGTGCGAAAGTGTTAATGTTTTAGAAGAAACTAAGATGGATCCTTCGCgaacgaaatttttaaaaattttaagaaCATTTTCCTCGTATAACTATATTATGTATCAAATTCTTAGATAATGGGGGAAATGAACAGTATGTACTACTCTTTTGTTATGTATATAATTaaagtaaataataattaaattaaattatatgtttGTAACTTCAGAAATTAGATGTGTTTCTTGATGTCTTCAATATGTCGACGTTCGTCTTCAAAGGGTTAGTCACAGTACTGTCTTATTCCAAAGGAAAAGAATATTCGAAGATACAGGTCCTTTTGCGTctccatttagaaaaattataaatggAAATTTTTGGTTACGAACGAACCATTATGTTGCTCTGATTAAACTTCTAATGCGATGGAAACAAAGATagagatattagaaaaattatgaaCGGAAATTTTTGATTACGAACGAAACCATTATGTAATCAATAAGTAATCCTATTTCTAGTTTCTCGAATCATTGTGCACCATTGATTTGCTATCCGAATGATTTAATCCAGAGAATTCTTGCCCGTTTCGAAGCTTTCATTTGATTGTGACATTGAAAACTTCTCCGTAACTTTAATTGTCACGATTGTTTCATTATTCAAGATTCTCAAGACTTTTGAGTATAATAAGGTACAACAGAGTACAATAAGGTTTCAATGAGATCACAGTGAAACATTGATCACGGTCGAGACATTTGGAAGTCCTGAAACTTTCAGGATGACCGATGACTTTTCTGTCTTTGAATTGAGAGTCGGCTGCTGAGGATTGTTGGTTCTGCTTTCAGGTTCTCGAAGAGACGATAAACATGAACCACTTTGATTCCTTCAAGAGGGCTGACGTATACGCTCTCGGGCTGATCCTCTGGGAGATCGCCAGGCGATGCAACGTCGGCGGTATTCACGACGAATATCAGTTACCGTTTTACGACCTGGTGCCTTCGGATCCGACGATCGAGGAGATGCGTAAAGTCGTCTGCGCCGACCGGCAGAGGCCGTCGATACCGAACCGGTGGCAGTCGATCGAGGTACGCGAAGGCCACATCCTTCGATCGTTGCTAATCGATCAGTTATCCATTCCGTCTTTGCCGACGAATAtcttttaaaacagtaaaaacattattcTTATCGATAATGTCTCGACACATGTGAATAAGACCTGCAGACTACGTGTGTATGAGATAAATCtgctttgtttttcattatttctttatgaaaattctacctaccaacatatttgtgacgtttttctgattaaaatgagtcgaaaCTCGAGTTAAAAtgagtagaacctcgattatccttTATTCATTATCCTAATATGTGTTTCACATGCAAAACATGTTCGATCGAATGTGATCCATATATGTACGTACAACAAAAATGATCGTACAAATCCGTCAAGATTTAGTCTAACACTATAGCTGACTAGCTATTTTATAATCACAACACTCACATCGCACTGATTAGTTATTGTATCGTGAAGTAAACGACTAGATATGGACAAGATTGTGTGGtgcttggtgtcattttaataaaaaaagtgtcacaaatatattggtaaaagtttcattaagaaattaagaCAAGAATCTTGATGCCATGATTCTTGTTCGATATTTGGTTGCCTCCGTACCTCACCTATGAGTTTGATGCAAGCAGCAAtctatttaacactttgaatcgCGACTTCGTTACAAACTTGTTGTAACTCTTCAAATAGCAGCCCAATCGGTAAAAAAAGAATGATTTGTAGCTTCATGTTTATGCAACAAAATTGTATGAACAGTTGCAGGAATAGATACCATAGATACAGCTCAACAAAAAGTTAGCTGTTCCGTGTGAATATATTTTAACACATTACTTACCGGAAGTCTACAACGTGTTATAATTCTTAATGACTGACCTATATTAGAAAACAATTTCAGAATCTTCTTTCAAAATATTGGATTGCGTTCCTAATGATAGCTTGTTAATTCATGTCAAAAATTGCCATTGCttctgaataattttttaagaaattctcCACTGCGAAGCATAATGTTTAAAATCTATTAATAGTTGCCAGCAAGTGATTAGTTGTACTAAGATATGCTTGTACCCGAGTCGATTTCAAGTCAAAAGTAATTAGTTAAGTTTTACATATCGATTCTAGTATTTGAAACCGAGTTTTCCAATTTTAGACATCTCAACTGTTAAAGTTAGAAAATTTATCCAAATAAACCAGTTTTTAAATACCGAGCAACCGTAATTCTAACGAGAGACTTTGTTTGTTGCAGGCACTGCAGGTGATGTCGAAGGTAATGAAGGAGTGCTGGTACCACAACGCGGCAGCTAGATTAACCGCGCTTAGGATTAAGAAGTCCCTCGGAAACTACGGCGCGACGGAGGACCTGAAGTAAACTACAACCGGCAAGAACAGAAACAATTGTAAACCGCTCGTCGTGTCACGTCGAAACGAGGAACGAAGGACGGTAGTGCTTCAGAACACGCATGGGCGCTGGAACCGTGTAACGCTTATtgcaataaaacgatttatgTGCCGTGTTACCACGCGCGCGccgaagagagacagagagagagagaaagcgagcaagcaagagagagagagagagagagagagagagagagagagagagagagagtgcgagagtgaaagagagagtgtaagagagaaagagagagtgagagaaacagagagaaagagggaagatAGACACAGATAGGTCTAGCAAGAGTAAAAGAAAGGGATGCTGAACAGATCCCGGGAATTTTATAGAGAAGCAGAGAGCCTAACGGAGAAAGACTGGTCGAGAAATCGAGACGACGTTCCTTTAAATCGCGTTCACTTCGTCGAGTTCTACCCCACACCTTCCGAGTATCAACCTATTCAAAACGGCGGAATTATCGCACGAGGTCGTTTAGTCAGGGTGATCTCGAGGCAAGCTTTTTTCGTTGAGAATGTTCGCGAGCAGTGGTTTATAGAAAGACAGACCAGACTGGCGAACGTTCGAACGGCGGTTCGAACGAGTATTCTTGATAAACGGCAGAAATCGTTCGAGCAGCCCTCGAGATCGAGCCATCCGGTTCCGTCGATCGATCGGTGGAAAATACACACGTAAAACGCGTTCGGTTGGTCGAACGATCGACGCCCGGTCACACGTCACACTACCGCTGTATATTTATTGAATAGTAAACGATAAGGATAACGAagtatataaatttattatatagcGACGTTTATTGAGTAATATTAATGATTAACGATAAAtttgtatattaatatatacacaCGTATAATTACGTATATTTGTTATCGGGTGAATGGGTTCGATTAACCGAGCAGCTACGTTTCGGAAGATTTCATTCCAGTCGGCGGCGTGATCGTTGATTACGGTTGATCGCGATACTGATCGATATCGAATGGCGTTTCCGGATAGCTTGAACCACCATTCGGTTTCCGTTTAGCTGCCCGTTGAACGATTTTATTGGGAATATACAGTCTCCGTTGTCAGGATAACTGGAATAtattctcttcttcttttttttttttgtttttcggtGATTTTTACAAACACGTAGACCCGATTGCTTTACCGGTGCATGCAGATACTGGATCGTTTTCTTTTCGGGAGTATATACCATACACACCGTGTTGCAAGAGAAATGCATAACTTTGTTTCTCGTTTCTGCGATTACGGGGTCGCGGTTCCGGCGATCGTGTCAACATACAGGGTAGATAGGAAATGAGAGGAAATGGGCAGCCGTGGTCGTCGAGCGCAGCTGACCGAGCACCGTCGAAAATATGGAGCGTGGTTTTGTTCGAACGAAACACAACTATTTCTAACCCGGTTTTCGTGTAATCGAACGTTGCTTTTCGACCTGGAAACGTAATATTCCGCACACCATCGGTAGAATCTCGATTGTCCGAATTGCTCGGGTCACCGGTTTCCTTTAAATTTTGtatcaattaattttataaattttctacacGAATATATCGACTGAGAGTAGCGTTTGATATATATTAATCTCTCCTGAACTGCCAGCTAACCGTTTGTAATACCTTTTTCATCGACGAAGAAGATTAAGACTGAGAACGACATGCCATATTTGAACCAAGATGTAAGCACAATCACGTACAAGCGTACAGTAAGCTTAAAAATTAGAATATGAAAACCCAGCTGTTTCGTCATGCCGCTATCAAAGTGTCATGACAAATCGAATACTTGCGAGGGACTTTTTCAAAATGATCTTTTCCCAGTGTAGACTTTTATTTCTATCTTCTATAACGATTGTAAGACTACGAATAAAAAGAGTCTCGAAATGTCTCGATCAaggaatataaaatttttatattacaacTTTTAAAACTTCTCTTCTATATTCCTTTTTACATGTCATTCGATTATTTACTACGAATGCGTGTTAACATTAGGGAACAAACAGGTACAAAgacaaaaaatattcaatagGGCCAACATCCACCCATGAATATGAATAATGACCACTAAAAAATACACGTATAAGATATTGTACTAAGTTCTATAGTATATGTAAGTTTCATTATAACTGGAGGAGCCGTTTGGCCAACGATCCTCGCAAAGAAACGAAACTTTGGCAACTATGGTCAAATTCGACAGCTATCAAATTCGCGAAGAGCGTTAGAAAGAAATGTACGGTCTAATAGAAAACTCTTAGTGAATTCGGACAAAATAGAATAATGATAGCGGGCCAAAGACAACACAACCGTGCAATTTTCGCAGCAAAGGTTGAACGTCGTTCGAACAATCAGGGTTCTACCGTGGTATACTCCGCACACGATTTCCACACAACGAAGTTTCTCTGCAACTTCCAGGCTTCATTTGTCGGTCGTATCCTTTTTATATATACCTATTCTTAGTCTGTAGACGTGCCCAGATATTTTGCTCAAGACAAACTATTTTTGCGTACACCACTGTACGCGTGTTTATCGAACGCGGTGCGTCGCGATACGCGGGACTGTCGAAGCGTGTTTCCTTTGTAACACAGGAAGGCTGAAATTGAAGGGTGCTAAGCTCAAGGATGATTGTATACCGTtctgtgcgtgcgagaggaagagCGTGTGAGAGAgcgaggtagagagagagagagagagagagagagagagagagagagagggcgagacCGAGAGAAAGAATAAGAGAAAGAATGCAAAGAAAATTCAAGGAAACGAAAGGGACCGtacgaaagggagagagagaatgcaAGACAGATTGAACTAAGAAAGCAAGCGAGGCGAGAGGGAGGAAGGAGGTTGAAAAATGAGCtgataaaaagaaagaaacattgaagaaactatattttcgggaatttttttcgCGGTTGAAAGGGCAAAAGAGAAGATTCGGAAAACAGAAGATATACGACGGTGGAATGCCGAGATTTCGATTACGGATGCGTGCCTCGACTCGAAACGACCTCGACCTTCGATTCTACCTTACCACGAACGGTATTTTAAACGTTTACCATAGAACTCGCGAGGAGAACGGTCTGTAGCAGTTTTGACTACAGCGATGGGATCATGTTTCCATAATAACACGATGCGGTAACATATGCGGTGTTCACTTTTAGttaatgaatatttatttatatcagATAAATTATTATGTATATTATAATTTAAGTAAATTATTCGTCTTCTCTCGTTTGAAACAACATCCGGTAGAAGTGTTGTTACCTTAAGTATTATAGAATAAGTTGACCACTTGCCTCGTAGCAACTCGTTTCACCAATTTCTTGCGCAAGATCGcgaacagaaaatatttaggaTAACGATACGACGAGAATTTATTTAAGATTGTCGCCGTTTCTTTTGTCACAGTCTCCACTAACCCACGGTCAATAGGAATATTCAATTTTCGTAGTAAGTAGATACGGCCGATTGTAGACTAGAAAAAACATCGTAGTAAGGCAAGCGGTTAACTTCTTCCGGAGCTGCGCCCAGCTTTATGGAAGTAATGAAATTATTGGCAGCGAAAGCATTTGCTTTGACGTGTGTAGATTAAGTCTTTAATGTTTCTGTACTCGGAAAATATTCTATGCTTCTACGAGCACTGTTCCCTTTATTCTTGAAACCGATCGGGCGGTTTCCTGCCGCGTTGTTTCGGTATGGTTTGCGACATGGTTGGTCCCATCGTTGTTAACGAGGCACGCGTTCCCGCGTGTGTTGCGGTTCCGCGTGACGATAAGCAAATCGTGGTGACGGAGTCGCGTGCGTTTTGCGAGTCTCGAGTATGCGAGAATTCGTATGGTATGTCTCTCTGCGAAGCTCGACCGTGTCCGGAGGACCGTTCACGGTCCCCGTTGCGATCGGTAACGTTACAATAAGCGATTTACTTCCTCGACGAAAGCTATGCATTGTCACGGGATAACGTAGGCGGCGGGTAGATCCTCGAGGAAACTGATACATGGACAAGAAAGAGCAAAAGgaacaaaaaaagaagaagaaaaaacagtaagaagagaagagaagagaaagaaatcTTTGTCATCCAATAGTCAACGTAAAAGTCTGCGAACATACAATTATTACTATATAAAGGAACGGAGGGTCCTTCGAACCatataattgtatttttatattgttttttaCCAACCGACGCCCGCCAGGCGTCCCTACTGATTTTTCTCTTCCGTTTTCTAAACGATCGAACTAATTCGAAACCCAGCTGACCATCCTCGATCAACCATTTCGCTGCTGACATCAA is a window of Halictus rubicundus isolate RS-2024b chromosome 4, iyHalRubi1_principal, whole genome shotgun sequence DNA encoding:
- the Babo gene encoding TGF-beta receptor type-1 babo, with translation MRGACDGGIASFLALALLCLFHTSCLVDGLKCHCDICMENNHTCETDGYCFASTSLENDVITYARRCYDKESSFPSPEYSIWCSTNSTLHGPGDLEYVIACCKNSDYCNRDLRPTLPTREAGSGPYSRLADYLGRVSPGGNDATWVTWKMALTIAVPICAICVIVMIIYHIHMTKRRPPGHFPDDSMEAPDRPILGAVTIRDMLEMTTSGSGSVGLPLLVQRSIARQIQLVETIGKGRFGEVWRGRWRGENVAVKIFSSREERSWFREAEIYQTVMLRHDNILGFIAADNKDNGTWTQLWLITDYHEKGSLFDYLNRSTVDTNGMIRMALSIATGLAHLHMEIVGTQGKPAIAHRDLKSKNILVKTNGTCAIGDLGLAVRHDVITDTVDIQLNNRVGTKRYMAPEVLEETINMNHFDSFKRADVYALGLILWEIARRCNVGGIHDEYQLPFYDLVPSDPTIEEMRKVVCADRQRPSIPNRWQSIEALQVMSKVMKECWYHNAAARLTALRIKKSLGNYGATEDLK
- the LOC143353651 gene encoding uncharacterized protein LOC143353651; this translates as MLNRSREFYREAESLTEKDWSRNRDDVPLNRVHFVEFYPTPSEYQPIQNGGIIARGRLVRVISRQAFFVENVREQWFIERQTRLANVRTAVRTSILDKRQKSFEQPSRSSHPVPSIDRWKIHT